Below is a window of Impatiens glandulifera chromosome 2, dImpGla2.1, whole genome shotgun sequence DNA.
GTGATATATCGTAACTTTTTGTCCATTTAAGGTACCTCCGCATTCATTGTCCTCCAAGAAAAAAGTCTTTATAATGAAGAGGATGAATTGCGTATTTATGGTGTCCTTTCTCCTAGGAAGTTTGGAAGAAGGTGGTATCAAAGATGTGGGTGGGAACTAGGAAGGACGGCCCATTCTTCATTGGAAGACTTCAATACATATGTGTAGTAACATTTTGTTCCATTAAAGGTATCTCTACATTCATGGCTTATCCTTCATACGGCGATTATTGTGGAAAAGATGCTCCAAGAAAAGATCTTTAAGAACTAGCAAATTGATATCATTTATGTCATAACGATGAAGAGAATGAGTTGCGTATGTGTTTATGGTGTCATTTCTCCTTAGAAGTTTGGAGGCTGACATCATCAAAGATAAGTGGGAACTCATTAGGGTGACTCCTTTTTTGGAAGACTTCttcaaaacatttattaaaaGTAGCGATATATCGAAACTTTATAGTCAATTAAGGTATCTTTGCATTCATGGCTTGTCCATCATAATGTGATTATTGTGGAGAAGGTGCACCGAGAAAAAAGTTTTCCCCCACTTGCAAGTAGATGTCATATACGCCCATATTGACGAAGATGATGAGTTGCGTATGTGTTTATTATGGTGTCCTTTCTCCTTGGAAGTTTGGAAGCTAGTATTATCAAAAGATATGGTTGGGAACTAGGAAGGATGCCTCTTTCGGTGGAAGACTTCTTCCAAAAATTTATTAGAAGTAGTGATATATCATCACTTTTATTTCCATTTAAGGTATCTCTGCATTCATGGTTTGTCCTTCATAAGTTAATGTGGAGTTGATGCTTCAAGAAAAAGGTCTTCAAAGGCTAGCAAGCAGATGCCATATATGTCATAATGACGAACATGATGAGTTCTGCATGTGTCTACGATTCCCTTTCTCCTAGGAAGTTTGGAAGATGGCGGCATCAATGATATGGGTGGGAAGGATGACTAATTCCTTGCAAAATTTCTTCAAAACATGGTTCATCTTTGCCAACATGGAAAGAGATAGAAGAATCCCATGGGTTGTTTTTTATAGTGAATTATGGCATATTTGGCTTCAGATAAATGAAAAGTCTTTTATTGCGTGAAAAAAGAGGCGGAAACTATGTGGAGAAAGGTTGGGGAGATGGTGTGGCTAAATTGGGACAACAATGGGGTGGATGACAATTGACTTTGTTTTAGTATGGTGTTCTCTCCCCTTCTGTGATATTGCAATTGATTATACTTGTTGATTTGATTCAATGTAATGCCCTTCTTTTTGCTTCATTTATTTCAGCTACTTTAGCttatataaatgttatataagCTATACTTCAATTTGTATAAATGTTAACTTAAGAAAAAGTGATAAATCGTAactttttattgtttttctaaACATACTAATTACTAGTTATACCCAATGAAGTGTGTCCAACCTATCCTTGCACACAACTATCACCTTTTCTACTTGGATTTCTTGAGGGAAATAAATAAGTGATTTAAGCTATATTAGACATGGGAAGCCTTCTTTGGCTAGGTATAATAATGTGAAACAGATATGGTGATAGGAGAAATAGAGGAATTGTAGAAAAGGGGATCAACTCAACCATAAAGATATCCAATTAAGTTTTCTTTTGGTTCACAATGTCTTATTGGGTAGTTCTTTTAATTGGGCTCGCTAAGATTCTATTATTGGGTAgttcttttaattttatgttttttagttTATCTCATGGATGTCGAGGTCTTTTCATGTCCCTTTCCTTGACATCGTTTGTATTGCAAGAAGTCGCTTATCTGACATGTCGCAATCAAacttaactttaaaaaaaaggaagataaaaaaaaaagctacCTACAATTATCTAATCCTAACATTTTAGTaactatatattaaaactaaagATACTATCTATCATTAATATAACAAATACTAGTAAACTAAAGATCTGAAAACTAAAACTTCCAAATTTGAATTACATCATATGACCTATGAAAACTAGATAGAGTCAATATATAAGACTAAGATACAAAAGCATAGAGCACTAATCCTGAGTCACAAGCTCTCATGAAATCACCGTTACTATTTTGATAATACTTGCTAGCATATAACGCTAGGGGGTCATGCTAGTAATAAACCCAGTTCACACAAAATACTTGCTAGCATTGCAGATTCgtgatcattttttttcattaagaTGCCCAAAATGAATTATCTCTTCATATTTGTGTATATAAGGCATTGTAGGAAGTGAAACATGAAAATAAACCATATTGTTACTATTCTATTTAGAAGACTATTGTGCAAAGAACAGTAGGATTCCTTAAAGAATAAGACATAACCATAATAGCTGAGTCCAATAATATTCATTACTTGCACAGCTTACTTGTGATCAAGCCAATCCACCATAGTGGTTCATATAAGTATGAGTAACCTCCCACACCTGTCAAAAgagaaaacaaataatttcaGTTAATCAGCTAATAAAGCTCTTCCTCTAAGCATCGCCATACAGGCTAAGCAGTAAGCACAATAGCAACATTCATTCCATGTACAATTTTGTAAACTAGTCAACCTTGCTTTTCCAGATGATCAAGAATTCTGTACCATAAGCAAATGAATAAGCTGTGAGCTTGTACTTATTCATAAACATAACTGAGCCTAGCATTAGAAATTTAGAAGTTAGAAACCAACATGACAAAAAGGGAAGAAAATCACTCACTAGATGATAGCATCAAACTCACATTTACAGATACGAGCATCACAAAACCAGAAATAATCATAAACCAAATATAAGGTGTTTTGTCAGTTTGATCAACAAGTGCTTTTGGTAAAGATGGAACCCTACCCTTTGTTCTATTGGTTGTAAATTCTCAGATGGCATCAGAAATTCAACGACAAAGAAAACGAATAGACTGAGTAATCAATTCTCCAAACAAAAGATCACTCATTTTCAAGAATCTAACTAAAACAAGTCAAATTGAGTCAACTATACCTGCCCTAACTCCACAAGCGCCGGCCTTTTTCAGACCCTTTTTCTTCACAATGAAGCTTGCACCAATAAAGAAGCTAGAAGACAATGCCAACACTAATCCTTTGATGTTATCAGCGGACATCCCTTTGTAAGAGTCCGTCCAGCTGTGATGCGCTTCCGGCGATGTCACCGCTGCCATATCAAAGCAAAGCAAGATAAACCCAGCTCTTAACAGGTCATCTGTACCGAAAGACTGCAACTTCGACGGCGACTAACACTTCCAGTAGATCTTAGCAGGTGAAGAAGGAGTATATATGGCTTTTATAGGTTGCAGGGGATACCAAAAAAGTATCAGCCGATGAGACCCAGAACGGAGAAGATCTGTCGACGTGGAGGCGGAGAAAGATGGAATGAACGGTGGTGTGAATAGCTGAGACTGGTGGTGACCGGTGAAAGAAAATGCAAaatggaagagagagagagagagagagagagagagagagagagagaaagagtaaagtatttttatttatttatttttaagggtTAAATAATAAAGACAGTTAATTTCTATACTTAACTTGTTTTTCGTAAATGTTCTTTATGCTTTGTTTTATTCCTCTTTTTTATTTGccatttttcttatatttcgTTGTCactctctttttcttttattttttttaatattattattttgggtTAACTTAAAAAGTAGTTTAAAAGaacaaaaatcataaatattcttTAGATTGAAGTGATGAGTTATTTGTCAATTATTTATCGGGATAAATAGAATTTTcttacaaattttttattttagattttttattattaaattatataaaatgagattttgtctttaacgattttataaatagttaagtttaacgattttataaatagttaagtgatatttataaattaattaattaattaaatattgatgtcactaatttaattatcgaattttaattaattaagagttttgACTacagaattttataaaaaaaaactctttatttttaaaattcggtagttaaatagttgtatgattttttatttatttataaataacacATCGACAATAAGTTAATGTCATTTGAATTCGTTGATAAAATctagtttattataattttaaccgtaaaaacttcaaattttaattaacccAATAAAGAGCTCTAATttgacaaatataattataattagtggAGACTCCTAATTTAATGAGTAGTAAAAACATAAACTCATTTTTATGGTTATGATTTgagtaaaaaattattattacaattgatataattttgaaaagtttcatcaccattttttttattatatacaatCAAAATTGTTAGcttctataaatatttaaaagtaataataataactatttttcaaaaagaatCCATaagaattttcatttattttatgttgttAATATgacaaatagaaaaaaaaaataaggagaACGACAGCCATGATAATGATAGTTCATCACCAAATTCtgaaaaaaactaataaaataaaaagcatTATATTAAAAGGGGAAGCCACAGtggtaataataaaataatgttattctagcttcctaaaataattattttaggtgTGCAAATGGTCCCAGTTGTTAGATATATTTGGATATTTTTGTAATGCGGTTTATATTTGATGATggaaatattttctatatatatcttcttatctttttcttttttttaaataaaaaattaatttattatttttgataaatattaagttaatttttagagatactttttttaaatgttgtaACAGTacataaacaacttttaataaaaataacttaatcaTTTACTAGTTTATACCAATGGGCATTATGGGCATTTTGTACTTTCagagaaatataaaaagataCAGTGAGGTCATTTGATttggaattatttgaaaattttgtaattttatcacctcaaaaaaaaaactggctaaaaataataaaattgcaATTCaaggttttttttatgaaatacgttaaattattaaataaattctttttattataatcaaaattcaTCAATCTCTATGATTAATTGTTTAGAGAGCATCAAAGAAAACTCGAAATGAAGCAAAATCTATCATTCAAACCCTTTCAGAATTAGCAAGAAAATATAGAGCTTATGTAACAAAAACACGCCTTTTTTGCGATTAGATTCAAAAACTCTTGCTGTCGAACAATTAAAAACTAAGTAATATCAAATAGTTCCTTAAACTTTATTCTATGGATCATCATGTAATCCAAGAAACCAATTTCAGTATTCACAACTCAAAAAATGAGTTATTCTCCAAAGAATTTTCTATGTCTTGAAGGTTATGTTAACACATTTTACAACCAACAATGAAAGGGTGTAATAACCAACATAACATAGATTATAGTCTTATAGAATATCTTAATGTGACCAGCTTATGATAAAAGCTGAACAGCTGCAATGGTCGGAATCTTCTCCTTAAGCTTCTGTGTAACAGCCACTCTAACCGTCATTACCCCTGCTGCCGGACCAGTTATCCTTACTTTCACAATCGCCTCCTCTATTTTCACTAGTTCAAGCCTTCCACCCGCTGCACCCACCAGGTAAGGTCTTAGTTCCTCAAGAACCTACACAACCATAAAACATTAGATATGAGGTTTAACAAAATTATGAACATGTGATATGAAAAAGTGTGTGTGCATTACATTCTCGATATTTTCTTCATTCAACTCTAACCCAATTTCCTCATCTGCTATAGGTTCCACTGCAACTATTTGAGGAATCTTTTCCATCAGGCGGCGTTCAATTCCCATTTTCATAGTCATTGCAGAACTTGGGCAAGAACCGCATGCTCCTTGTAGCTTCAACCTCACAATATTGCCATCAATTTCAAGTAATTCTACATTACCCCCATCTGCAATGAGATAAGGCCGAACTTCATCCAGTACACTCTCCACGTTTCCTGCTGTTAATGACAATTCCACTGTGGAACCTGGGGTAGCAACAGCCTTTATATCTAGCAGCAGCAAGAACCCACATCCAAAGAATTAGTGACAAGAACAATTACCAAGAATAAAAAGCATTTCTTTGAATTTATAGCAAAATTTGGCTGATTCACAAAAAAGACATTGCAGAAGAAGATATAAAGCTTGCTTTTTAACTCGATTTTACAGAATGGATGGCATTTTACCTCCTGTGCGTTTTCTGTTAGAGAAATGGGTTCTCATCAAATGAGCCGAGCTGCTCCATCGTCGCTCAATTTGTTGACGGGCAAGGAAAATGGAGTTCTGAAAAGGTAAAATCATTGGATTAGTTTGGAATTTCGATCAGATTTGGTGGGTGGGGTGGGAGAGAGATGGATACCGTGAGGGATAAGCGGGCATGGAATAATGCGGTTGTTGAAGGAGGGTCTAGGGCTTGTTGAGTTCTTCTGATGCATGAAGAATAGATAGGATTCAACACCGCGGTTTGCATCTCTCTGTAAT
It encodes the following:
- the LOC124927135 gene encoding nifU-like protein 2, chloroplastic; translated protein: MQTAVLNPIYSSCIRRTQQALDPPSTTALFHARLSLTNSIFLARQQIERRWSSSAHLMRTHFSNRKRTGDIKAVATPGSTVELSLTAGNVESVLDEVRPYLIADGGNVELLEIDGNIVRLKLQGACGSCPSSAMTMKMGIERRLMEKIPQIVAVEPIADEEIGLELNEENIENVLEELRPYLVGAAGGRLELVKIEEAIVKVRITGPAAGVMTVRVAVTQKLKEKIPTIAAVQLLS